A genome region from Senegalia massiliensis includes the following:
- the cas5b gene encoding type I-B CRISPR-associated protein Cas5b — MKAIRLKLYQNMVNYKKPTSFQLKETYPLPPYSTVIGMIHNLCGFEEYKEMNVSIQGKYFSKVNDLYTRYEFKNGMKYQEKRHQLKVSGYGVGRGVSTAELLVDVKLLIHIIPKDERYIDYIYNSLETPREYPSLGRREDLAIINEVKIVELAEKELEQDIILPENNVAYIPSSMYEDENIVIGGTNNSINSGTKYKINKNYELINHGSKKNPKVFRKWNKIDVIYSSRIIAPEWETVLVDEDNNIVFSA, encoded by the coding sequence ATGAAAGCAATTAGATTAAAGTTATATCAAAATATGGTAAATTACAAAAAACCTACAAGCTTTCAATTAAAGGAAACATATCCATTGCCACCGTACTCTACAGTAATAGGAATGATTCACAATTTATGTGGATTTGAAGAGTATAAGGAAATGAATGTAAGTATTCAGGGTAAATATTTTTCAAAAGTAAATGATTTATATACCAGATATGAATTTAAGAATGGCATGAAATACCAAGAAAAAAGGCATCAACTAAAGGTATCGGGTTATGGCGTGGGACGAGGAGTGTCTACTGCTGAACTTTTGGTAGATGTAAAACTATTAATACACATTATACCTAAAGATGAAAGATATATAGATTATATATATAATTCCTTAGAAACTCCCAGAGAATATCCTTCTTTAGGAAGAAGAGAAGATTTAGCTATTATCAATGAAGTTAAAATAGTTGAATTAGCAGAAAAAGAATTAGAACAAGATATAATTTTACCAGAAAACAATGTAGCTTATATACCTTCGTCAATGTATGAAGATGAAAATATTGTTATTGGTGGAACAAATAATAGTATAAATAGTGGTACCAAATATAAAATTAATAAAAATTATGAACTAATAAATCATGGAAGTAAAAAAAATCCTAAAGTATTTAGAAAGTGGAATAAGATAGATGTTATTTACTCTTCTAGAATAATAGCTCCTGAATGGGAAACTGTACTAGTAGATGAAGATAATAATATAGTTTTTTCAGCATAA
- a CDS encoding hotdog fold domain-containing protein: protein MKKAVIRMRMSMHDAHYGGNLVDGAKMLQLFGDVATELLIRNDGDEGLFVAYNDVNFTAPVYAGDYIEAEGEIVSAGNTSRKMKFEARKVIVPRADINDSACDVLDEPVVVCKAEGTCVVPKDKQRK from the coding sequence ATGAAAAAAGCAGTAATTAGAATGAGAATGAGTATGCACGATGCTCACTATGGAGGAAATTTAGTGGATGGTGCAAAAATGCTTCAGCTATTTGGGGACGTAGCAACGGAGCTTTTAATCAGAAATGATGGAGATGAAGGGCTTTTCGTAGCTTACAATGATGTAAACTTCACTGCTCCAGTATATGCAGGAGATTATATAGAAGCAGAAGGAGAAATAGTAAGCGCAGGAAATACATCAAGAAAAATGAAATTTGAAGCAAGAAAAGTAATAGTTCCAAGAGCAGATATAAATGACTCAGCATGTGATGTATTAGATGAGCCAGTTGTAGTATGTAAAGCAGAAGGAACATGTGTAGTTCCAAAAGACAAACAAAGAAAATAA
- the cas1b gene encoding type I-B CRISPR-associated endonuclease Cas1b, with amino-acid sequence MGETFYIFNNGRLKRKDNNIIVTTPDGRSKNLKSEVTDEIYIFGELDMNTKLLNFTSQQNIIIHLFNYYGFYSGSFYPRETKISGYLLVNQVKHYENLDLRIELAKEFLLSASHNIYRNLRYYNGRNGKNVDLEKSMKEIQSLRNKMKDAEDINQLMGIEGNIRKIYYSRWNDIVNQDINFNKRVKRPPDNMINSLISFINSLVYTTVLSEIYKTQLNPTISYIHQPGTKRFSLCLDIAEIFKPLIGERMIFSLLNKNQITEDDFEINSNYLYLKETGKKKILMEYDKRLMRTIKHKDLNRTVSYRHLIRLECYKIIKHISEEKRYEGFKIWW; translated from the coding sequence ATGGGAGAAACTTTTTATATATTTAATAATGGCAGGCTTAAAAGAAAAGATAATAATATAATAGTTACAACTCCAGATGGAAGATCTAAAAATTTAAAATCAGAAGTGACTGATGAAATATACATATTTGGAGAATTAGATATGAATACAAAATTATTAAATTTCACATCACAACAAAATATAATTATTCATTTATTTAACTACTACGGTTTTTATAGTGGGAGTTTTTATCCCAGAGAAACTAAAATAAGTGGATATTTATTAGTAAATCAAGTTAAACATTATGAAAATCTAGATTTAAGAATAGAACTTGCAAAAGAATTTTTATTATCTGCTTCACATAATATTTATAGAAATTTACGATACTATAATGGAAGAAACGGAAAAAATGTAGACTTAGAAAAGTCTATGAAAGAAATTCAAAGTTTAAGAAATAAAATGAAAGATGCTGAAGATATCAACCAATTAATGGGTATAGAAGGTAATATAAGAAAGATATATTATTCTAGATGGAATGATATAGTAAATCAAGATATTAACTTTAATAAAAGAGTCAAAAGACCACCTGACAATATGATAAATTCTCTAATATCATTTATAAATAGCTTAGTTTATACAACTGTTTTATCAGAGATTTATAAAACACAGTTGAATCCAACTATAAGCTATATTCATCAGCCAGGAACAAAGAGATTTTCATTATGTTTAGATATTGCAGAAATTTTTAAGCCTTTGATAGGAGAAAGAATGATATTTTCTTTATTAAATAAAAATCAAATTACAGAGGACGATTTTGAAATAAACTCTAATTATTTATATTTAAAAGAAACAGGTAAAAAGAAAATACTTATGGAATATGATAAGAGACTTATGAGAACAATTAAGCATAAGGATTTAAATAGAACAGTATCATATAGGCATCTTATTAGGCTTGAGTGCTATAAAATTATAAAACATATCAGTGAAGAAAAGAGATATGAAGGATTTAAAATATGGTGGTGA
- the cas6 gene encoding CRISPR-associated endoribonuclease Cas6, with protein MRFTVELELEKDRISKDKNRIILSLFKKAFSFYDKKYYKELYESKENKMKDFTFSLYMGSCTFLREEILIPEKKISLNFSTYNNKDGIMFYNSFLALKSKKINIQNNTITVKRINMVREKYITSNEVIFKTLSPIVVREHYGDNSKTWFHSLKDKKGQEVFKNNLKYQLEKELGKEALVDIKNIEFTPANTMKMVKVKNYGIEIHSNIGKIKIKAKPYILDCLYKSGASSLKSSGFGMLEIV; from the coding sequence ATGAGATTTACAGTAGAATTGGAGTTAGAAAAAGATAGGATATCTAAAGATAAAAATAGGATTATTTTATCTTTATTTAAAAAAGCTTTTAGTTTTTATGATAAAAAATATTATAAGGAACTTTATGAGAGTAAAGAAAATAAAATGAAAGACTTTACTTTTTCTCTTTATATGGGTAGTTGTACTTTTTTGAGAGAAGAAATATTAATTCCAGAAAAGAAAATATCACTAAACTTTTCTACCTATAACAATAAAGATGGAATAATGTTTTATAATTCTTTTTTAGCTCTTAAAAGTAAAAAAATAAACATACAGAATAATACTATTACAGTAAAAAGAATCAATATGGTAAGAGAGAAATATATAACTAGTAATGAAGTAATATTTAAAACACTTAGTCCCATAGTAGTAAGAGAGCATTATGGAGATAATTCTAAAACTTGGTTTCATTCATTAAAAGATAAAAAAGGACAAGAAGTATTTAAAAATAATCTAAAATATCAATTAGAAAAAGAATTAGGAAAAGAAGCTTTAGTAGATATTAAAAATATTGAATTTACTCCTGCCAACACAATGAAAATGGTCAAAGTTAAGAATTACGGCATAGAAATTCACTCTAATATAGGTAAAATTAAAATTAAAGCAAAACCTTATATATTAGATTGTTTATATAAATCAGGAGCATCAAGCCTTAAATCTAGTGGTTTTGGCATGTTAGAAATAGTATAA
- a CDS encoding 3-keto-5-aminohexanoate cleavage protein produces MEKLIITAALTGAETTRDLQPNLPLTPDELAEAAYECYKAGASIVHVHARDKDGNPTQDYEVYKEIKEKIEAKCNIIFQPSTGGAVHHSPEERLQPVELSPEMATLSTGTCNFGPDVFMNTQEYMDKFASMMKEKGVKPEVEVFERGMINNAMRLVKKGLVEEPLHFDFVMGVPGAITGELRDLIYMKESIPENATWTVAGIGRYELPLGVAAITLGGHVRVGFEDNIYYNKGEIAESNAQLVERIARVSRELGREVATPDEARKILNLK; encoded by the coding sequence ATGGAAAAATTAATAATAACAGCAGCACTTACAGGTGCAGAAACAACAAGAGATCTTCAACCAAACTTACCATTAACACCAGATGAATTAGCAGAAGCTGCATATGAATGCTATAAAGCTGGTGCATCAATAGTTCATGTACATGCAAGAGATAAAGATGGTAATCCAACACAAGACTATGAAGTATATAAAGAAATAAAAGAAAAAATAGAAGCTAAATGTAACATAATATTCCAACCATCAACAGGTGGAGCAGTTCATCATTCACCAGAAGAACGTTTACAACCAGTGGAATTATCACCAGAAATGGCTACACTTAGTACAGGAACTTGTAATTTTGGTCCAGATGTATTCATGAATACACAAGAGTATATGGATAAATTTGCATCTATGATGAAAGAAAAAGGTGTAAAACCAGAAGTAGAAGTATTTGAACGTGGTATGATAAACAATGCAATGAGATTAGTTAAAAAAGGCTTAGTAGAAGAACCTTTACATTTTGATTTTGTAATGGGTGTTCCTGGAGCAATAACAGGAGAATTAAGAGATTTAATATATATGAAAGAAAGCATACCAGAAAATGCAACTTGGACAGTAGCAGGTATAGGAAGATACGAATTACCATTAGGTGTTGCAGCAATAACACTTGGTGGACATGTTAGAGTAGGTTTTGAAGATAATATATATTATAACAAAGGTGAAATAGCAGAATCAAATGCACAATTAGTAGAAAGAATAGCAAGAGTTTCACGTGAACTAGGTAGAGAAGTAGCTACTCCTGATGAAGCAAGAAAAATATTAAATCTAAAATAA
- the fsa gene encoding fructose-6-phosphate aldolase has product MKLFIDTANTDEIREVNDWGVICGVTTNPSLVAKSGRDFKEVLSEITDIVDGPISAEVLSLKADEMIAEGEELAKINPNIVIKIPMTKEGMKAVKVLSNKGIDTNVTLIFSANQALLAARAGATYVSPFIGRMDDIGNTGYDIIADIVQVFDIHGIDTEIISASIRHPMHVLESAKLGAHIATIPYKVYEQMLKHPLTDIGIDKFLSDWEEANK; this is encoded by the coding sequence ATGAAATTATTTATAGATACAGCAAATACAGATGAAATAAGAGAAGTAAATGACTGGGGAGTAATATGTGGAGTTACTACAAATCCATCACTAGTAGCAAAATCAGGAAGAGATTTCAAAGAAGTATTATCAGAAATTACTGATATAGTAGATGGACCAATAAGTGCAGAAGTTTTAAGCCTTAAAGCAGATGAAATGATAGCAGAAGGTGAAGAACTTGCAAAGATAAATCCAAATATAGTTATAAAAATACCTATGACTAAAGAAGGAATGAAAGCAGTAAAAGTTCTTTCAAATAAAGGAATAGACACAAATGTAACTCTTATATTCTCAGCAAATCAAGCACTTCTTGCAGCAAGAGCAGGTGCAACATATGTATCACCTTTTATAGGTAGAATGGATGATATAGGTAACACAGGATATGATATAATAGCTGATATTGTACAAGTATTTGATATTCATGGAATAGATACAGAAATTATATCAGCAAGTATTCGTCATCCTATGCATGTACTTGAAAGTGCAAAACTTGGAGCACATATAGCAACAATACCATATAAAGTATATGAACAAATGCTAAAACACCCACTTACAGACATAGGAATTGATAAATTTCTAAGTGATTGGGAAGAAGCAAATAAATAA
- the cas3 gene encoding CRISPR-associated helicase Cas3': MNNYLAKSKPKETIQEHTDNLIKNYNILKSIYPSLEINWDILYEVCLLHDLGKMNFKFQDKIENGTRHKNEIPHGILSLAFIDARYLIKEKGYSKDDIKLMAHSIAYHHERDLKYTEEELKKEVELLKEEVKKFKYDKLEHINVRELSKRFFRKNYIKEEEDETLFYEYLLIKGLLNRIDYAASGYIPVENKNDFLLGNLDKLMDTWQKEDKHAGWNDLQKHMLENSNKNIISIAETGMGKTEAGLLWIGNNKGFFTLPLKTAINAMYNRITKDIIFDNYEKKVGMLHSDTYHKYLDKRDEYKDIDEYYTKTRQLSLPLTICTIDQIFDFTFRYRGFEPKLATLSYSKIVIDEIQMYSPDLVAYLIVGLKYITEVGGKFAILTATLPDIVVDLLKEENIEFMEPKTFTKKNRVRHSLKIINKKIDSKYIKELYDKNKVLVICNTVKEAQRVYKELKKDDVENINLFHSNFIKKDRKSKEDNILKVGDKNSDEYGIWVTTQVVEASLDIDFDILVTELSDLNGLFQRMGRCYRNRSFDKEGYNCFVFDAGEKKNTGVGNFIDENIYNLSKKALQLFDGTIREEEKMNLIKEIYNTEKLKDTEYYKEIKENINYIRMIDSFEKSKSEVKKIFRNINSVTVIPKDVYESNKKEIERYKTTINFKYDKNLSDEEIKKYKIQKRIARNKLQDYTASIPYHRIIRNIEEYLEINRYEKIPIFDCKYSYEHGIEYIKKDKSENGIENEIENRFF, translated from the coding sequence ATGAATAATTATTTAGCAAAATCAAAACCTAAAGAAACTATTCAAGAGCATACTGATAATTTAATTAAAAATTATAATATACTAAAATCAATATATCCTAGTTTAGAGATAAACTGGGATATATTATATGAAGTATGCTTATTACATGATTTAGGAAAAATGAATTTTAAATTTCAAGATAAAATTGAAAATGGTACTAGGCATAAGAATGAAATACCTCATGGAATACTTAGTTTAGCATTTATTGATGCAAGATATTTAATAAAAGAAAAAGGATATTCAAAAGATGATATAAAGTTAATGGCTCATTCTATTGCTTATCATCATGAGAGAGATTTAAAATATACTGAAGAAGAACTAAAAAAAGAAGTAGAATTATTAAAAGAAGAAGTAAAAAAATTTAAATATGATAAGTTAGAACATATTAATGTTAGAGAATTAAGCAAAAGATTTTTTAGGAAAAATTATATAAAAGAAGAGGAAGATGAAACTCTCTTTTATGAATATTTACTTATTAAAGGTCTATTGAACAGAATAGATTATGCAGCTAGTGGTTATATTCCAGTAGAAAACAAAAATGATTTTTTATTAGGAAATCTAGATAAGCTTATGGATACCTGGCAAAAAGAAGATAAACATGCAGGATGGAATGATTTACAGAAACATATGCTAGAAAATAGTAATAAAAATATCATTTCTATAGCTGAAACTGGAATGGGAAAAACTGAAGCAGGATTATTATGGATAGGAAATAATAAAGGATTCTTTACTTTACCTTTAAAAACAGCTATAAATGCTATGTATAATCGCATAACAAAAGATATAATTTTTGATAATTATGAAAAAAAAGTAGGGATGCTCCATTCTGATACTTACCATAAGTATTTAGACAAAAGAGATGAATATAAAGATATAGATGAATATTATACTAAAACAAGACAATTATCACTACCTTTGACAATCTGTACGATAGATCAAATATTTGATTTTACATTTAGATATAGGGGGTTTGAACCAAAACTTGCAACTCTCTCTTATTCAAAAATTGTAATAGATGAAATTCAAATGTATTCTCCAGATTTAGTAGCATATTTAATAGTAGGATTGAAATATATAACTGAAGTTGGAGGAAAGTTTGCAATACTCACAGCAACACTTCCAGATATAGTAGTAGATTTACTTAAAGAAGAGAATATAGAATTTATGGAGCCTAAAACATTTACTAAGAAGAATAGAGTAAGACACAGTTTGAAGATTATAAATAAAAAAATAGATTCAAAATATATAAAAGAATTATATGATAAAAATAAAGTATTAGTAATATGCAATACAGTAAAAGAAGCGCAAAGAGTATATAAGGAATTAAAAAAAGATGATGTAGAAAATATCAATTTATTTCATAGTAATTTCATAAAAAAAGATAGAAAATCAAAAGAAGATAATATCTTAAAGGTTGGAGATAAGAATTCTGATGAATATGGCATATGGGTAACTACTCAGGTAGTAGAAGCTTCTCTAGATATTGATTTTGATATTTTAGTAACTGAGTTATCTGATTTGAATGGCTTATTTCAAAGAATGGGTAGATGTTATAGGAATAGAAGTTTTGACAAAGAAGGATATAATTGTTTTGTTTTTGACGCAGGAGAAAAGAAAAATACTGGAGTTGGCAACTTTATTGATGAAAATATATATAATTTATCAAAAAAAGCCTTACAATTATTTGATGGCACTATAAGAGAAGAAGAAAAAATGAATTTAATAAAAGAAATATATAATACAGAAAAATTAAAAGATACTGAGTATTATAAAGAAATAAAAGAAAATATAAATTATATTAGAATGATAGACAGTTTTGAAAAAAGTAAAAGTGAAGTGAAAAAGATTTTTAGGAATATAAATAGTGTAACTGTAATTCCTAAAGATGTTTATGAAAGCAATAAAAAAGAAATTGAAAGATATAAAACAACCATTAATTTCAAATATGATAAAAATTTAAGCGATGAAGAAATAAAAAAATATAAAATTCAAAAAAGAATTGCAAGAAATAAATTACAAGATTATACTGCTAGTATTCCATATCATAGAATCATTAGAAATATAGAGGAATATTTAGAAATAAATAGATATGAAAAAATCCCCATATTTGATTGTAAATATAGCTACGAACATGGAATTGAATATATAAAAAAGGATAAATCTGAAAATGGAATAGAAAATGAAATAGAAAATCGCTTTTTTTAA
- the cas4 gene encoding CRISPR-associated protein Cas4 has protein sequence MKNVTGVIFYYYFICKRKLWYFSKDLNMEKGNELVEIGKLIDENSYKREKKNILIDENINIDFIKDWKVIHEVKKSRKIEDAAIWQLKYYMYLLKEKGVDIEKGILDYPLLRRRNEIYLTEDDKYTINNIIEKIDKIQNLHVPPAVIDAPICKKCAYYELCYI, from the coding sequence TTGAAAAATGTTACTGGTGTAATTTTTTACTATTATTTTATATGTAAGAGAAAGCTGTGGTATTTCAGTAAAGATTTAAATATGGAAAAGGGCAATGAACTAGTTGAAATAGGTAAATTAATAGATGAAAATTCATACAAAAGAGAAAAGAAAAATATTTTAATAGATGAAAATATTAATATTGATTTTATAAAAGATTGGAAAGTGATACATGAAGTCAAGAAATCAAGAAAAATTGAAGATGCAGCTATATGGCAGCTCAAATATTATATGTATTTATTAAAAGAAAAAGGTGTAGATATTGAAAAAGGCATATTAGATTATCCATTACTTAGAAGGCGCAATGAAATATATTTAACTGAAGATGATAAATATACTATAAATAATATAATTGAAAAGATAGATAAAATACAAAACTTACATGTTCCACCAGCAGTAATAGATGCCCCAATATGTAAAAAATGTGCTTATTATGAACTTTGTTATATTTAG
- the cas8a1 gene encoding type I-B CRISPR-associated protein Cas8b1/Cst1, whose protein sequence is MSEKIKVEMNDWLFNAGIIGFVNILEHSGDKVEKYDNYIEFKEEVLDDFEEKYFKYLIDTYEKQLSWNKIVSYRPIIEHFKEEGLDQFNKDNLERLNSYIKDVKYYTKSASYKAAYNLIESNKNVIELSKSLKTIKVRKKDTIESVLEKVNYSHQILEEIIDYMDNPSHKKYLAGKNVIYTIVKNSWNGISFLNPQTKEKNIYIDFKEYFVKPTTEYIEIDKSKYKYNCFNCDNQIKDLKNHYGFLNNIGFDVDKKASHVWKFNNDAAMCPICKLIYSCTPAGIMYVYNRGIFINDNINIASLINTNNKIKYEINNEEKISSGSTYKALMNSLAQKYNNKIKYEISDIQVIRYEDENYRFNILSKQMLNILNNTSEDLSKLINSGYKEINTYFNIYELVIDRLFNNQNLFTLVHKLLIFKLSSPNNCRFNNLHIKRVLNINKKFMEGMGFMNVKEKDIIKSASGSGYYLREKYRQKGAVDKLSGISYRLLNAIKTNNKDMFMDTLLNCYLYAQKSVPKIFLDALKDEENFKNIGYAFVTGLIEGKENGGDNNAK, encoded by the coding sequence TTGAGTGAGAAAATAAAAGTGGAAATGAATGACTGGTTATTTAATGCTGGCATTATTGGATTTGTAAATATACTAGAGCATTCGGGGGATAAAGTAGAAAAATATGATAATTATATAGAATTTAAAGAAGAGGTATTGGATGACTTTGAAGAGAAATATTTTAAGTATCTTATTGATACATATGAGAAACAATTATCATGGAATAAAATAGTGTCATATAGGCCTATTATAGAGCATTTCAAAGAAGAAGGACTTGATCAATTTAATAAAGATAATTTAGAAAGATTAAATAGTTATATAAAAGATGTAAAATATTATACAAAAAGTGCTAGTTATAAAGCTGCTTATAATTTAATTGAAAGTAACAAAAATGTAATTGAACTTTCTAAAAGTTTAAAAACTATAAAAGTAAGAAAGAAAGATACAATTGAAAGTGTATTAGAAAAAGTGAATTATAGTCATCAAATACTAGAAGAAATTATAGATTATATGGACAATCCTTCACATAAAAAATATTTAGCTGGAAAAAATGTGATTTATACTATTGTTAAAAACTCTTGGAATGGAATTAGTTTTTTAAATCCTCAAACTAAAGAAAAAAATATATATATAGATTTTAAAGAATATTTTGTAAAACCTACTACAGAATATATTGAAATCGATAAATCTAAATACAAATATAATTGTTTTAATTGTGATAATCAAATCAAGGACTTAAAAAATCATTATGGTTTTCTAAATAATATAGGTTTTGATGTAGACAAGAAAGCTTCGCATGTATGGAAGTTCAACAATGATGCTGCAATGTGTCCTATATGTAAATTAATTTATTCTTGTACACCAGCAGGTATAATGTATGTATACAATAGAGGGATTTTTATAAATGATAATATTAATATTGCCTCATTAATAAACACAAATAATAAGATAAAATATGAAATTAATAATGAAGAAAAAATTTCTAGTGGTTCTACTTATAAAGCACTTATGAACTCTTTAGCCCAAAAATATAATAATAAGATAAAATATGAAATCTCTGACATACAAGTAATTAGATATGAAGATGAAAATTATAGATTTAATATATTATCAAAACAAATGCTTAATATATTAAATAATACAAGTGAAGATTTAAGTAAATTAATAAACTCAGGATATAAAGAGATTAATACTTATTTTAATATTTATGAATTAGTTATAGACAGATTATTTAATAATCAAAATCTATTTACATTAGTTCATAAACTCTTAATATTTAAATTATCAAGTCCCAATAATTGTAGATTTAATAATTTACATATAAAAAGAGTGTTAAATATAAATAAAAAATTTATGGAGGGGATGGGATTTATGAATGTTAAAGAAAAAGATATTATAAAAAGTGCAAGTGGTTCAGGATATTATTTAAGAGAAAAATATAGACAAAAAGGGGCAGTTGATAAATTAAGTGGTATTTCATATAGACTACTTAATGCTATTAAAACTAATAATAAAGATATGTTTATGGATACATTATTAAATTGTTATTTATATGCACAGAAATCTGTACCTAAAATATTTTTAGATGCATTAAAGGATGAAGAAAATTTTAAAAATATTGGTTACGCTTTTGTTACTGGTTTGATAGAAGGAAAAGAAAATGGAGGAGATAATAATGCAAAGTAA
- the cas7i gene encoding type I-B CRISPR-associated protein Cas7/Cst2/DevR — MQSNMKPKGLTLTMIFEAESANYGESVGNVASLKKISRNKGEQYTYISRQAIRYNIVEQLGEDLAEVKAEGSGDKKVIQFDPKSTIKDYPEIDFFGYMKTEKGNQSKIRTAKVRLSNAISLEPFKGDLDFLTNKGLADRLNENMNIAQSEIHHSYYKYTLTVDLEQIGVDEKEDINIDDSEKSRRVGKLLDTVAMLYRDIRGRREDLKPIFAVGGVYDVKNPIFHNVIDVNKNKVIVSQIKGILFDNIKNDTKIGLIEGKFDNDEQIKEELNTVIMPELFRYLKDKVNEYYESN; from the coding sequence ATGCAAAGTAATATGAAACCAAAGGGTTTAACTTTAACTATGATCTTTGAAGCTGAAAGTGCAAATTATGGTGAATCTGTAGGAAATGTGGCATCGCTTAAAAAAATTTCTAGGAATAAAGGAGAACAATATACTTACATTTCTAGACAAGCTATAAGATACAATATTGTAGAGCAATTAGGAGAAGACTTAGCAGAAGTAAAGGCAGAAGGTAGTGGTGATAAAAAGGTTATACAATTTGATCCTAAATCTACTATTAAAGATTATCCTGAAATAGACTTTTTTGGATATATGAAAACAGAAAAAGGTAATCAAAGTAAAATACGCACTGCAAAAGTAAGGTTATCTAATGCTATTTCTTTAGAGCCTTTTAAAGGTGATTTAGATTTTTTAACTAATAAAGGATTAGCAGATAGATTAAATGAAAATATGAATATAGCTCAATCGGAAATTCATCATTCATATTATAAATATACTTTAACTGTTGATTTAGAACAGATAGGAGTAGATGAGAAAGAAGATATTAATATAGATGATAGTGAAAAATCAAGAAGAGTTGGTAAGTTATTAGATACTGTGGCTATGTTATATAGAGATATTAGAGGTAGAAGAGAAGATTTGAAACCTATATTTGCTGTAGGTGGAGTATATGATGTAAAAAATCCTATTTTTCATAATGTAATTGATGTAAATAAAAACAAAGTAATAGTTAGTCAAATAAAGGGAATTTTATTTGATAATATAAAGAATGATACTAAGATTGGATTAATTGAAGGTAAATTTGATAATGATGAACAAATAAAAGAAGAATTAAATACTGTTATAATGCCAGAGTTATTTAGATATTTAAAAGATAAAGTGAATGAGTATTATGAAAGCAATTAG